From the genome of Neomonachus schauinslandi chromosome 5, ASM220157v2, whole genome shotgun sequence, one region includes:
- the LOC110589792 gene encoding cardiotrophin-2 → MSYPLAQLCLLPLLLSPLSPGAPISPAEPISQAYSLALYMQKNTSTLLQTYLQYQGSPFSDPGFSAPELQLSSLPPAVVSFKTWHALDDGERLSHAQGAFLALTQHLQLVGDDQRDLNPGSPMLLAQLGAARLRAQGLLGNMAAIMTALGLPIPPEEDTLGVVPFGASAFERKCRGYVVTREYGHWTDRAVRDLALLKAKYPG, encoded by the exons ATGAGCTATCCACtag cccagctctgcctgctgcccctgctgctgTCACCCCTCAGTCCGGGGgcccccatctccccagctgAGCCCATCAGTCAAGCCTACAGCCTGGCCctctacatgcagaagaatacaTCAACGCTGCTGCAGACTTAT CTCCAGTACCAGGGCAGCCCCTTCAGTGACCCCGGCTTCTCAGCCCCTGAGCTTCAGCTCAGCAGCCTGCCTCCTGCCGTCGTCTCCTTCAAGACCTGGCATGCCCTGGATGATGGGGAGCGGCTGAGCCATGCCCAGGGGGCCTTCCTGGCCTTGACCCAGCACCTCCAGCTCGTGGGGGACGACCAGAGAGACCTGAACCCTGGCAGTCCTATGCTGCTGGCCCAGCTCGGGGCTGCAAGACTCAGGGCCCAAGGCCTGCTGGGCAACATGGCTGCAATCATGACTGCTCTGGGCCTGCCCATCCCCCCAGAGGAGGACACTCTCGGCGTTGTCCCCTTCGGAGCCTCAGCCTTTGAGAGGAAATGTCGAGGCTATGTAGTGACCCGGGAATATGGCCACTGGACAGACCGAGCTGTGAGGGACTTGGCTCTGCTCAAGGCCAAATATCCCGGATAG